Below is a genomic region from Mesorhizobium sp..
ACGAAGGGCAGCGTCATCACCTGCATGGCGAGCGGATCCATGAACATGCCGAGTATCGCGAACACTGCGATCAGGATCAGCATGAACAGGATCGGAGAAAGCTCCAGGGACTGGAGCAGATCGGTCGCGGCGGTCACGGTGCCGGCGACGAGGAAGAAGCGCGTGAACAGCAGGCCGCCGATGATGACGATGAACAGCGCCGCGGTGACGCCGGCCGCCGAGCGCAGACAGTCGCCAAGCTCCGAACTGGTGAGCTTGCGCCGCGCCAGCGCGATGACCAGCGCGCCGATCGCGCCGAGCGCGCCGGCGCCGGACGGAGTGGTGAAGCCGAGATAGATCCCGCCAATGACCAGGCCGGCAAGCAAGAAGGTGGCCCACAGGCCGACGGCGCTGCGCGCGATTTCGGGAAGCCTTGCGCGCGGCTGCGGCGGGGGCGCCAGATGCGGCCGCGCCCGCACCAGGAATGCCGTGCCGATCATGTAGGCGGTGGTGGTGAGGATGCCGGGCACCACGCCGGCGATGAGCAGTTCCGCGACCGACTCGCCGGTGAGCAGTCCGTAGATGACGAAGCTGATCGACGGCGGTATGAGCGCTGCGATCGTGCCGGCGGCGGCGATGCAGCCGGCGGAGAAGGCGCGGTCATAGCCGAGCCGCAGCATTTCGGTCAGCGCGATGCGGGTGAACAGCGCCGCGTTGACCAGCGTCGAGCCGGAGATCGCGGCAAAGCCGGCGGAAGCCAGGATCGTCGCCTGGAACAGGGCGCCTCGGGCGGAGCGCAGGACGAGGTTGGAGAAGCCGAACAATTCCTGCGTGATGCCCGAGGCAGAAGCGATCGCGCCCATCAAAACGAACATCGGGATGACGACGAAACTGTAGTCCGACGCCATCGCGAAGGGCAGGTTCGACAAGGTGTTGATCGCAAACGCCGACCCGCCCGTGGTCCAGAGGCCGGCAACGGCGACAGCGGCCATGGCGATGCCGACCGGAACGCCGATCAGGGAAAGGGCGAGCATGGCGCCAATCGCAAGGGCACCGATCGAAAGCGGATCAAGCATCGCGCCGCTCCTCGCCGGGGGTGGTCGACGCGGCGCCCGCCACCTGGCGGACCAACTGGCGCAGGAATTCGGCGGTCGCCAACCATGCACCGAAGGCAGCGACGCTCTTGAAGGGGGCGACCGGAAAGGCGAGCGCACCGAGCGCCGTCTCTCTGAAGTTCCAGGACGAGATCGCCAGTCGCGTCGTCTGCCAGGCGATGAGCCCCATCAGGACACCCGCTATCGTCAGCGAAAGGATGTTCGACAGACGCCGGGCGTTGGGCCCCATGGACTGGGTGGCGATGTCGATGACGATATGGGAACCGCGCGCCTGTGCCTCGGCCAGCCCGAGAAAGACGATGACGGCGAGAAGCGCGCCCGACAGTTCGACCATGCCCGGAATAGGCCTCCAGAAGAGGTTGGTCGAAATGACGTCGACCGTCCCCATCAGTCCGACGATCAGCAGAAGGGCGGAAGCAGCCAGGAAGCCAAGATAGGAGACCCGCCGCAGCAGGCCGTCGAGGCGGGCGAAAAACGACATAAAGTCACCGTAGGGCGATGGGCTCTCCCGCCGGGCCGCGAGGACCCGGCGCGAGGCTATAGGATCAGCGGTTGGCGCGGATGTAGTCGGCGAGTTCCTTCGCCTCGGCGCCCTTGCCCATTTCGTCCATCTTTTTCGCCCAGACATCAAGCATGTCCGGCACCTTCGCCTTGAGGGCGTCTGCCTCCTCGAAGGGGACGATTTCCATGCCTGCCGCCTTGAGACCCTCGACGGCTTTTGCCTCATCGCCGGCGATCAGCTCGTTGCCGAACTTCTCCGCATCGGCTGCAACTTCCTCGAACAGTTTGCGCACATTCTCAGGCATGGCCTCCCACTTGCTCTTGGAGGTGAACAGGGTGTGGGCGCTTATGACGCCGAAAGACAGATCGGTACCGTATTTCGCGACCTGGTCGATCTTGAATGCCTTGACGGCAGAGTTGAACATGTAGGTGCAATCCATCGCGCCCGACTGCATGGCTTGAATCATGTCGACCGGAGGAATGTTGACCGGGATGGCGCCGATCGATTCGAACATGACCGGCACGAAGGAGCCGTAGGACCGGACCTTGGTGTTCTGCAGGTCGGCAAGCGTCTTGATCGGCTTGGTGCAGTAGACGCGGTAGTCGGGCAGGT
It encodes:
- a CDS encoding TRAP transporter small permease subunit; translated protein: MSFFARLDGLLRRVSYLGFLAASALLLIVGLMGTVDVISTNLFWRPIPGMVELSGALLAVIVFLGLAEAQARGSHIVIDIATQSMGPNARRLSNILSLTIAGVLMGLIAWQTTRLAISSWNFRETALGALAFPVAPFKSVAAFGAWLATAEFLRQLVRQVAGAASTTPGEERRDA
- the dctP gene encoding TRAP transporter substrate-binding protein DctP, with product MKFLRLMAPLAAFCTLGVHAAVAQDYPEMSLRYSSNIPEVVNTSKIDTYFSSEIEKRSGGKIKIQHFWANTLGGEAEMVDLVGSGAVDFGLIVTGNQFSRMPFTAVTNALPFTYTDGPKLNRLTADIFTTNATIKAELAAANLHPVLYRYLPDYRVYCTKPIKTLADLQNTKVRSYGSFVPVMFESIGAIPVNIPPVDMIQAMQSGAMDCTYMFNSAVKAFKIDQVAKYGTDLSFGVISAHTLFTSKSKWEAMPENVRKLFEEVAADAEKFGNELIAGDEAKAVEGLKAAGMEIVPFEEADALKAKVPDMLDVWAKKMDEMGKGAEAKELADYIRANR
- a CDS encoding TRAP transporter large permease; translation: MLDPLSIGALAIGAMLALSLIGVPVGIAMAAVAVAGLWTTGGSAFAINTLSNLPFAMASDYSFVVIPMFVLMGAIASASGITQELFGFSNLVLRSARGALFQATILASAGFAAISGSTLVNAALFTRIALTEMLRLGYDRAFSAGCIAAAGTIAALIPPSISFVIYGLLTGESVAELLIAGVVPGILTTTAYMIGTAFLVRARPHLAPPPQPRARLPEIARSAVGLWATFLLAGLVIGGIYLGFTTPSGAGALGAIGALVIALARRKLTSSELGDCLRSAAGVTAALFIVIIGGLLFTRFFLVAGTVTAATDLLQSLELSPILFMLILIAVFAILGMFMDPLAMQVMTLPFVYPMVTSLGYDGVWFGVIMVKLVELAVLTPPVGMNLFAVIGASEGKVKLAEIYRGIVPFIVIEAVVLALLIAFPDLSLWLPRQMFN